One Gloeothece verrucosa PCC 7822 DNA window includes the following coding sequences:
- a CDS encoding DUF6887 family protein, translated as MANLKEMTRSELKKYLSDNRNDNEAFSQGMGELLSRNRNTKRYPANISPEEIGKIIQEKIQQK; from the coding sequence ATGGCTAACCTCAAAGAAATGACAAGATCTGAATTAAAAAAATACCTGTCAGATAACAGAAATGATAATGAAGCATTTAGTCAAGGCATGGGAGAACTATTAAGCCGCAACCGTAACACAAAACGTTATCCTGCCAATATATCCCCTGAAGAAATAGGAAAAATCATTCAAGAAAAAATCCAGCAAAAATAG
- a CDS encoding BrnT family toxin — MQFEWDEAKNLENIRKHRIDFADIPAMFDGSMLTELDERTNYGEDRWISIGFLQNLVVVVVWTERQNNIIRIISARKANRYERQRFEKYLTY, encoded by the coding sequence ATGCAATTTGAATGGGATGAAGCGAAAAATTTAGAAAATATTCGTAAACATCGAATAGACTTCGCGGATATTCCTGCCATGTTTGATGGTTCAATGCTCACTGAACTTGACGAACGGACTAACTACGGCGAAGATCGGTGGATCAGCATCGGATTTTTACAAAATCTTGTAGTAGTCGTCGTCTGGACGGAAAGACAAAACAATATAATTCGTATTATTTCTGCACGAAAAGCAAACCGATATGAACGTCAACGATTCGAAAAATACCTCACGTACTGA
- a CDS encoding BrnA antitoxin family protein: MNVNDSKNTSRTDWDALEAMTDEEIDYSDIAPLTDEFFENATLTIPANKSSNLIELDSDVLAWFQAQGKEYKTMINSVLRRYIHER; the protein is encoded by the coding sequence ATGAACGTCAACGATTCGAAAAATACCTCACGTACTGATTGGGATGCACTTGAAGCAATGACTGATGAGGAGATTGATTACTCTGATATTGCGCCCTTAACTGATGAATTTTTTGAAAATGCTACATTGACAATACCGGCTAATAAAAGTAGCAATTTAATTGAACTAGACTCTGATGTACTTGCATGGTTTCAAGCGCAAGGAAAAGAATATAAAACTATGATTAACTCAGTTTTGCGACGTTATATACATGAAAGATAA